From the genome of Nicotiana sylvestris chromosome 2, ASM39365v2, whole genome shotgun sequence, one region includes:
- the LOC138885519 gene encoding uncharacterized protein: MYKDLRKNYLWRRMKKDIVGFVAQFLNCQQVKYEHQRPGGLLQRLKILECKYKRITMDFIVGLSWTSRKFDAIWVIMDQLTKSVHLIPFGTTYSSERLAEIYIREIVHLHDVTLSIILDRSTHFKVLLKVSPLKGVMRFRKKGKLSPRYIRPFEVFQRIGEVAYKLSLLPSLSSVHPLFHVSMLRKYVGDPSHVLDFSTIQLDCDLAYDVEPVAIFGRQVTKLRSKDIALVKVQWRGHPIEEATCETEREM; the protein is encoded by the coding sequence ATGTACAAGGACTTGAGGAAGAACTAtttgtggaggagaatgaagaaggatatagtggggtttgtagctcagttcctaaattgtcagcaggtgaaatatgagcatcaaagaccgggcgGATTGCTTCAGAGGCTTAAGATTCTGGAGTGCAAATATAAGCGTATTACCATGGATTTTATAGTTGGACTCTCatggacttcgaggaagtttgatgctatttgggtgattatggatcagttgaccaagtccgtgcacttaaTCCCATTtgggactacttattcttcggagcggttggctgagatctacaTCCGTGAGATTGTTCACCTTCACGATGTGACACTGTCTATCATTTTAGATCGGAGCACGCATTTTAAGGTACTTCTCAAGGTTTcacccttgaagggtgttatgagattcaggaagaagggcaagttgagccctcggtatattAGGCCGTTTGAGGTGTTTCaaaggattggagaggtggcttacaagctttcCTTGTTGCCTAgtctgtcgagtgtgcatccattatttcatgtttctatgctccgaaagtatgttggagatccgtctcatgttttagatttcagcacgattcagttggacTGTGATTTggcttatgatgtggagccggtggccatttttGGTCGGCAGGTTAcaaagttaaggtcaaaggatatagctttagtaaaggtgcaatggagaggtcatccaattgaggaggctacttgtgagaccgagcgggagatgtag
- the LOC104239329 gene encoding carbonic anhydrase, chloroplastic-like: protein MGNCREKTWQREVTRRPLFHFRTSSVRRENWNRLQQKELIKSQLNYKRHASNQSTLLTGSRLAFIISKQRYMKLFDKLKKGHEPKFLVFACSDSRVSPSHVLNFQLGKAFMVRNIANMVPPYDKTKYSGVGAIIEYAILRLKVLAEHGDKTFEEQLKYCKMEAVNVSLANLLTYPFVSDALVNKTLALKGGYYDFIKGRFELWGVNFGLFDPYYI from the exons ATGGGGAATTGCAGAGAGAAGACATGGCAAAGGGAAGTTACCAGAAGGCCATTGTTTCACTTCAGAACCTCCTCAG TGAGAAGGGAGAACTGGAACCGGTTGCAGCAGAAAGAATTGATAAAATCACAGCTGAATTACAAACGACATGCTTCAAATCAGTCGACCCTGTTGACAGGATCAAGACTGGCTTTTATTATTTCAAAACAGAGATATATGA AACTGTTTGATAAACTCAAGAAAGGACACGAACCCAAG TTTCTGGTGTTTGCCTGCTCCGATTCACGAGTGAGCCCATCTCATGTGCTGAATTTTCAGCTCGGTAAAGCTTTTATGGTTCGAAACATCGCCAACATGGTCCCTCCTTACGACAAG ACTAAGTACTCGGGAGTAGGAGCTATAATCGAATACGCTATTCTCCGTCTTAAG GTTCTAGCTGAACATGGGGACAAAACTTTTGAAGAGCAACTCAAATACTGTAAGATG GAAGCTGTGAATGTATCACTAGCCAATTTACTGACATACCCATTTGTGAGCGATGCTTTGGTGAATAAGACTTTGGCGTTGAAGGGAGGTTACTATGATTTCATTAAAGGAAGATTTGAGCTCTGGGGAGTCAACTTTGGTCTTTTTGATCCTTATTATATATGA